Below is a genomic region from Trichoderma asperellum chromosome 2, complete sequence.
GTAAGCATGTTTGACGGAGCTTTTTTCCCGCTGGCCAGGATATCGTTCCTAAAGCTGCGCGTCTCGGGAGCAGCAACCCGCGCCGGGCCAGGTAATTCATTCGACGCCAGATTACGATTCTTGATTGAGGCAAAAAGGGGCGAATCATCTGCTTGCGAATGCTGACCTGAAATGCGAAGTGAGGAAGCGAATGCGAAAACAGCGAGTGGGTGGCTGACCCGGCGTAGGGAGGTGGTTACGTACCACGCCAGTCGAGAACCTCCTCGGGTACAGCTGCCATGATAATGCAACACCTATAGTACTTATATCGATGATTAGTACGGCCAATTCTCCTTATGGGgggctataaaaaaaacctcacTTGtcaaactatataatattgcTTTTCGCTGCCTCTTTGGCCTCAATTCCATCATTTCAAGCCCTCAGTGGGGGGGAATTATTGGACCGCAGTCAACGGTCCACGACGACGATCATCCACAAAGACTCAAATAATCGACTTTTTCTTAATCGCACTGAGTTGGCATAGATGCCTGAGGATATCGCTTTGCGACATTTTCCACTATCCTACGGAGTATTAATATCAGCATCCATCTCCGTCTCGGGTACAGGAGGCGAAACGGGTTTCTTTTTGGCGCTGTCAATGTAGTCAGTCCGTGCAGCGACTGCCTCAAGGCAATGAGTGCTCCATGTATGCGTTCACCCTACTGAGATGGCATCATCTTCCACAAAACAGGGTATAGAGGAATCTGCGGCACAGCAATAAGTATCTTAGGTAATAAGAGTAAGTGCATTCCAAATAAAAGGGGATTGGAGGTTTCATACCGCCAACTGCTCATCGGCGGCGCAATTCCTCCCCTCCATTGGACCGTCCCTGGAGATGTGCATCAAAGGCGTTAATGTGGCTGCTGTCGTGCTACTATACTTCTGTCGATCGCGCTCCAACCCCGCATCAATcgacaagagaagaggggaagCTGGCCTGGCCGAAAGAGCTCACATAAGAAGAGTTCACAAAAAGCTACACATCAAATCACCTCCAAGAGACGATTGGTCACAATTCAGAGACACATACGGAGTAGAATCAAAGTACCATCAGGTGAAAACCTGGTCAATTGTGATAAAAGATTTCAAGTTATACATTAAGAGTGCGTGCACTCCTTTCATGAAAGTAATTGCCGTAATAAGCGATGCATCCAGCAATCGCATCATCATAACCCGACCAACAACATCTAGTTGCAATATCCCGGGCGCCGACTCGCACCGAACTAAGCGAAgccaaacaaaaaacaaTTGAAGGAACTATTGGAACAGATATTAGGATGGGTGGATGGGTATTTACTCGTCAGcgtccttgttcttcttcttcttcttgccaccgccgccgccgcttgaCATGCCCGTTGCAGGTTGGCTTTGTAGGTGAACTTCAAAGTAGTTGACGCCTTCTTCCCATGCGAAACCCTTCAGGTATGGGTTATCCAACTCATCATCAGCCTGCAGACAAGCATTTTATTAGCCATAACGTTGTATTAAAGCATCAAGTCTCAGGAGCTTACTCTGTTCTTGTTTGCCTTGTGGATGGCTGACAATGCGTCACCTATTGTCAGGCCCTTCATGTTTCGTGCCACGACCTCCTTGCCATGCGGGAATTTTAATGTTATGCTCTTGATAGGAGGCGATGTTAGGGGAATCATAAGCAGTTGATCATTGTCAAGATCCTTTGGCCGTTGATTTATTTTCCTATGTGATACCTGTTAGTATATGCTGCAGAATATGGGATGGTCTCGTCCTCCATCGGACAGTGCGAACATACCAGGCAGTCTGCTGTGTCTCCAAAGCCAGCTTCAGAGGTGCATGGCTTTCGTCTGTTCGACGGTGTAAGCAATTGGTCATCAGCAACAATTACAACTGCGGGACAACTCACTGATTTCGTTGATTGTCATGACACCAGCCGCACTAGAGCTTGTTCTCCGGtggcccttttctttggGCGGTGATGATGACAGGCCTTGGACGGCAGAATCGACCTTGGTGAGAGGTTCAGACATGATGGTTGTGGGATCAGACGAGATCCGAGAGCTGCAAATGATTTCGTGTGAGATGCAATGAAACGACGTCACAGGGAAGCAAATTAGTTTACCTGTttgatgaaaaagaagacgagataGTCGAAGAAGATAAATGTGATGatagagaggagagaggagagaaagaggagaaggttTGGAGAGAGGGGAAGGAGTGGCTTCATAAAGGCCGGCAGGACCTAGGCCTGCTAGGCACCGTGACACTCGCTTCCgagagcaggagcaggagcagagcATCGCCGCTGCCCCTTACGCAGCCCGGGCGGGGTAAGTGCCTTCCTTCTCCCAGACTGGGAATGCGAGCGGATCGCGTGACAATGATACCACCGGCGATGCTGGCTGCGTGCAGGTCACTGTGGTACCCGATTAGGCTTAGCACTGCGGCCCTGCACTAAATCCACCAGAATCCGGGGAAGAATCTGGGGAAGCGCCCCACTGCCCTGCGAGTGCCGGTtgatggaaaaaaagacattgCGCAGGGGGAATGTGTTGGGAATTGCCGTGCATCGAGCTTCAGCTGGTGAAAAAGTCGGTTTtgcgtcttcttttttctgcatCTGTTGCTGAAGCTGGTGCCGTGTGATTGGGGATGCGACTGGGTGAACGAGCACTCGATGTGACTAGAGCGCCCCTTGCCCCTCACCGGCCGATCTCTCCGGGTGGATCGGGTACTTGATGGCAACGCGCCCACTCTGCCCGATGTAAGGTATCCGGTACCTCTGAACCTTACCATGTCTCGAGTAAGTGACGTACTCGCCCTCCATCCCGTACTTCCTGTCCAATGACATTGGCCGAGTCCCCCAACCGCGTCGTTTGCGGactgtgctgcagcagccatttACTACTCGTCTAGGCTTAGATGAGGAATGATCCGATGACTTGGCAGTCTGAGGCCCAGGGCACAGCCAGTGTGCATACCAGACGAACGCAGGCATCGTTTTACTCCGCACCGgctgaaaaggaggagaCGAGTCTCGTGTTCGGGGGCTGGAGCACGCAGGCCAAAATGGCCTCGCCACCCAGCATCTTGTGTCTGTCcaactcttcctcttcctgttCATCTGCCCATCGTGCAATAACTGCGTGTCGTTTTTTATCCCAACATCAAGCGTCCATCCATGAATTGTCCCTCTCACACGACCAAGATGCTCCTACGGACGGCCCCGTAATAGACAATGGCTCTACTGCGGGACTCTCGGGCTGTACACCGAGCCCCGCTGTGGGCCTCATAGCACGATGCATCGCATGTTTTGCCGCCAGGTCAGCACACGTCCAGGCCACGGGTGAAGAAGCGCCGCCCCATTGCGCCGAAACAAGAGAGAATATAACTCGAACGTATCGTCATGACAACCAGTGCCTCAATCCGGATGGCATATTCAATTGGAAAAAAGACCACCGCAAACTGAAACTTCGCACCTATGACTGCCCTGTGACCCGATTTCGAGAGTCATCCGAAACTCGCAGTTCTCGTTACGAGAATCTCCCAAGCACAATACACCAAGCGCATAATTATCCTCATAGAATTACTAGATAGACGCAAGGGGCGAAGATGGGGGAAACCCGGAACCTTCCTCTACTGCTTATTTTTCCCAGTACGCATACCTACCAGTATCGCATACTAATGGTTTGAAGTGATCAAAACCGCCATATACCCATTATCCCGATGACGACCAATTGCTCCTCTCGAATTTGACCGTGATCATGCCGTTATGCTCTGCGATAGCAACACGTTTCGCTCGTGAACTATTTAGCGACCTTTGCCCGCCATGTCTTCGTGCTTTCGAGCGTCAGCTACCCTGTAACCCTGCGTGCTATCTTGCCACCGCACACCGTTTTTCGGCCGATGAGACGCAATACCGAATCGTCCCGAACAGCACCATGAACTCATGTTTTATCTGCGCCAATTTCGTCATTAAACTGTCTTTGTTGTGTTTCTCGTGAACCGGCAATGCCATGCATGATTGGGTGTCCCCTGTGGTGGAGGTCGGCGAAGTCCTGGCGGTCCACAGCACGCCTGCGACATCAAGCGCATAGCGATGTTCATATGACTGATTAAGAGTTTAGACATTGCCCAGACGACGCGAGAACCGCAAGCCGTAGTCGATTCTAGACCTTTCTGCGACTCACAACACCCGCCCGTCAACAATGTCTCGTGGTAATCAAAGAAAATTTCCAAGAGTATCTACGAATAGACGACGTCCGATCAGAGAATGCGTACAAATTTCGGCGACACAAGCTCGAGAGCCCATTGAAGAATTATACGCCTTATAAACGGGAATTAAAGAGCATGGGGGAATGAAAATACAACGCTGCTGCATTTTACTTACAATTGTACTTGCACCCAACTTCACATTACCTTCAGCTTCAGGTTTTGCCGATGCGCTACGCCGATCTCTTACATGAAGAGAGCccgccaatgccgccaaATTCGTCCCTGAAAATGCTCCACGCGAAGAGCGAAGTGATAGATGCGTCCATTGAATTGATAAAGCAACACTTTACTCGCTCCAGCAAACGCTGTATGACGCCCTAGAGAGTTGATGTTGGACTTTTCCTTTACATGGCTGCCTGCGAAACAGCCACTGACAAGTCTGCCGCCGCTGTATAGAGACTACCAGCCGGCCGATCCACGAGATATGAATAAGAtttccccctcccctccgcGAATCTACGTCTGGAACGATTCATTTCGACAATAACCAGCTCTTAAATGTTTTATTCGCCCCAAGCATAttctgttctttcttttttttttcttttttattaccATGAACCTCGAAGTATACGCCGGAATCTCCCTCTACGACAGCGTGCGAATTGCATATTCACCCCGCTCACACCACGAATTTGCCTTCTATTTACCCAGTGGCCCAGCGTACGGGATcgaaatatttcttttctttttcttttcttttcttttttttcttgtatcTCTACTTCTTTACAAATTCTTTTCGCTTGTTTTTCATTTCGCTATCTAAAATATTCTCTACACCCTTTATTTTTACCGCCTATGAAATTAACTGCAGCGGGGGAACACCGTGTTGGACTGGATATTATCACCATGGTCCTTGGATGCAGCAAATAGCGAACAGGCCGCTACAGGATACCTATGTGCTCGAGGCACCGCTACGTATTAAAACGCCGCAACGCCTGCGGTTATAGGACGCAATTATAGAATAGCTTTTAGGTGAAAAATCACGAGGTAATTGGAGCTCTGAACACGATAGACGGATGCGCTTGATGGTAGGAAGCTAATTGCGAAGACGTATGATGGAAGGGAAACCAAGGAAAGGGAATAAATACGATGGTTAACAATCGTTCATCGATGTATTGAGAGTGTGGTGAGCCTCTATGCATTTTCTACTTTCCACATGTTTGTTTTCTAGACAATTTTCACCTAACATGTCCTCTAGGGAGATGTTAAGGAACATTGGAAATGGTAAGAGTGAGGCAGCTGAAGGAACCTTTATTTCCATGGCTCTTTCTCTGACCTTTTGACTCAGAGGGAACGGCGTCGAATCCGACCGACGGAGTGATGATGGGATTTGTTTGCGGGCTTAATCATGGGAAGATGGGTTGGGTTATTCATGTGGGCTTGGTCATGAAAATGCAAAGGCAAATGGGGGCGAAGAGGACGGTACTGTGTATGGAAAAGAGGCTATGCAATGTGAATGGAATTCAACACTGGCGCAATTCAAGCACACGGGAAGCTGAACAGAGTGTATTTTTTGtgaaaaaggagaaacaaTATGACGAGATGAACTGCTCAGATTTAATTCGTTCAACATTGGTCGGGGAGTCATTCCCGAGGTTGCACTGCTAATGCAGAGATAGCAGCAGCTAGTCTATCCAACGCAACCGTGGCAGCACCTTGATCCCAACATCTCGCAACACATTTCACCTTTCCATGCGAAAGTGCGTCGCAAATATGGCCATCCTAATCAATCCTATATGCACCGTACTGTAATTTCAATTTCGTAAGATAAGATTGAAAGTTTGAATCTACCAATCCGGAGAGAGTCGAAAGAAGGTATCCATACACCGAAACCGCACCATTGGCTATGAGGGAAGCCCATCAAATGCTCATGCATGGCGCATGCAACACAAGGAACAGGTTCTAGACAACCGAGCTGGACCTCTTAGGAGGCGCCATGTCATCGTGATACATGTACTGGATGTCTTGTGCAGCACTTGACTGCTACATCAGCTATATGCACGCGTCCCCAACAAATTCGCAGCCTGAGGCTGGCCAGCGTCTTCACCATCTATATAAACGAGAGATGAGCACAACCGAGAGCTTTGCAAATTTTCATCCTGTACAACGTCAATAATTCATTcgttcattcattcattcagtAGCTAATTGGGCATTCAGCAGAATATGAAACCGCGAACAAACTTGCGTCGGTGCCGTGATTGTAACACCAGTTCCCATCAAGGCATCGCCTCAAGTTTGGTCCGCAGTTTCATACATTGCTGAATGCCCAATTGGCTACTGAATGAATATCTACCTACTACATACGAATCTTGCAAGTGCAATTTCTTTGCA
It encodes:
- a CDS encoding uncharacterized protein (EggNog:ENOG41), with amino-acid sequence MTNCLHRRTDESHAPLKLALETQQTAWKINQRPKDLDNDQLLMIPLTSPPIKSITLKFPHGKEVVARNMKGLTIGDALSAIHKANKNRADDELDNPYLKGFAWEEGVNYFEVHLQSQPATGMSSGGGGGKKKKKNKDADE
- a CDS encoding uncharacterized protein (EggNog:ENOG41); this translates as MSEPLTKVDSAVQGLSSSPPKEKGHRRTSSSAAGVMTINEINESHAPLKLALETQQTAWKINQRPKDLDNDQLLMIPLTSPPIKSITLKFPHGKEVVARNMKGLTIGDALSAIHKANKNRADDELDNPYLKGFAWEEGVNYFEVHLQSQPATGMSSGGGGGKKKKKNKDADE